GCCGATTACCTGAACCAGGCCTCGCAGGATTTCTTTGGTGCGGTGAAGGCAGGGCTGGAGGCGCTGGGCATCCCCTACAACGTCAATCCCCGGCTGGTGCGCGGCCTCGACTATTACACCCATACCGCCTTCGAGTTCGTGACCGAGGCGCTGGGCGCGCAGGGCACGGTGATGGCCGGCGGGCGCTATGACGGGCTGGTCGGCATGATGGGCGGGCCGGAGACGCCGGGCATCGGCTGGGCAGCCGGTATCGAGCGGCTGGCGCTGCTGCTGGCGGAAACGCCGGAAGCACCGCGTCCCGTCGCCATCATTCCGGTGAGCGCGGCGGAGGAACCGGCGGCGCTGGCGCTGGCCGACCGGCTGCGCCGCGCCGGCCATGTGGTGGAATTCGGCTATGGCGGCAATGTCGGCAAGCGGATGAAGCGCGCCAACAAGCTGAACGCCCGCGCGGCCATCCTGATCGGCGAGAGCGAGCTTGCCCGCCAGGTTGCCACGCTGCGCGATCTGGACAGCGGCGAGCAGGTGGAAGTTCCCCTGGAGCAGCTCGCGGATCGCCTTTCCAGCTTGCGTTAGGGCGCGGGCGGCGCGATGACCGCCACCCTCTTCACCGTCGCTGGCGTCAACCGCCGCACCGGGCCCGTGGAACTGCGCGAGCGCCTCTATGTCGAGGATGAGGCGGTGCCGGCCCTGCTCGACCGGCTGCAGGCGGCCGGCCTGGCCGAGGCGATGGTGCTGTGCACCTGTGACCGCGTCGAAATCTGGGGTGTAGGATCTGCGCCTCAGCTGGGTGAGGCGGCCTTCGACGTGCTGGCGGAAAGTGCGGGGCTGGACCCGCGCGCCCTGCTGCCCCAGCGCTTTCTGGAAACCGGCGAGGCCGCGCTGCGCCACGCCTTCGCGGTCGCATCCTCGTTGGACAGCGAGGTGATCGGCGAGCCGCAGGTGCTGGGTCAGGTGAAGGCGGCGCACCGGCTGGCGCGCGATGCCGGGCGGGTCGGCCCGGTACTGGAACCCATCCTGCAGGCCGCCTATCAGGCGGCAAAGCGGGTGCGGACGGAGACCGCCATCGGCCAGCGCCCGGTCTCGCTGGCTGCTGCCGCCTGTCAGCTGGCCCGCGACGTCCAGGGCGATTTGTCGCGCTGCCGGGCGCTGCTGATCGGCGCTGGCGATATGGGCGAGTTCCTGATGCAGCAGCTGCTCTCCACCGGGCTGGGCGATGCCATGGTGGTCGCCCGGACCGCGCGGCGGGCGGAGTCGCTGGCCCGGCGGCTGGGCTGCCATTATGCGCTGCTGGAGGAATTGCCGGACCGGCTGGCCGAGGCCGATATCGTCGTGGCGTGTCAGGGCGAAGGGCGCTATATGCTGAGCGCCGATATGGTCGAGGGGGCGTTGCGGCGGCGCCGGCGGCGGCCGGTCTTCCTGGTCGATCTGGCGGTGCCGGGCGATATCGAGCCGGCGGTGAACCGGCTGGATGACGCCTTCCTCTACGATCTGGACGAGCTGGAGCAGGTGGCGCTGCAAGGCCGTGCCGGGCGCGAGGCCGAGGCCGGGGCCGCCTGGGCGATCCTGGAGGCGGAGCTGGCGGGCTTCCGGCAGCGCCAGGCCGAACGCGAGGCAGTACCGGCGCTGGTGGCGCTGCGGGCGGGGTTCGAGGCGGCGCGGCAGGCGGTGCTGGCGGAGCTGCCGCCGGACGACCCGGCCCGGCCGGCGCTCGACCGGGCAACGCAGCTGCTGGTGAACCGGCTGCTGCACCGGCCGATGGCGGAGCTGCGCCGGATGGCGGTGACGGGACCGGGGGCGGCAGAAGAACAGGCGGCGGCCGAGTCGCTGTTGCGGCGGCTGTTTCCGGATGTGCCGGTTGACGAGATGCCTGGCGATACGCCTGACGATACGAAGGACGAGGAGTAGGTCGGTGGACCTTAGCCACAAACTGGACCGCGTGGTTGCCCGGCATGACGAGCTGCGGGCGATGTTGTCATCGGGCGAGCCGATGGATGCGCAGCGCTTTCAGCGCATGTCCAAAGAATATGCCGAGCTGGAAGCGGTGGTCGAGAGCATCAACGCCCTGCGCGCCGGCGAGGCAGAACGCGACGGGCTGGTCCAGATGCTGGCCGATCCGTCGACCGATGCGGAAATGAAGACGATGGCCGAGGAGGAGCTGGCCCTCCTGGAGGACCGCCTGACGGAGCTGGAGCAGGCGGTGAAGATCGCCCTTCTGCCAAAGGACGAGGCAGACGAGAAGAACGCCATCCTGGAAGTGCGCGCCGGCACCGGCGGCGACGAGGCCGGGCTGTTCGCCGCCGAGCTGTTCGAGATGTACCGCCGCTATGCTGCGCTGCATGGCTGGCGCTTCGAGGTGATGGAAGTCTCGGAGAATGATGTCGGCGGGATGAAGGAAGGCATCGCCACCATCACCGGGGCCAATGTATTTGCCCGGCTGAAATATGAATCCGGCGTGCACCGGGTGCAGCGTGTGCCGGCGACCGAGAATCAGGGCCGCATCCACACCTCCGCCGCCACCGTCGCCGTGCTGCCGGAGGCGGAGGAGGTGGACGTCCATATCGAGGACAAGGATCTTCGCATCGACGTGTTCCGCGCCAGCGGGCCGGGCGGGCAGTCGGTGAACACGACCGACAGCGCGGTGCGCATCACCCATCTGCCGACCGGGCTGGTGGTCAGCCAGCAGGACGAGAAATCGCAGCTGCGCAACAAGCAGAAGGCGATGAAGATCCTGTTGTCCCGCCTCTACGATCTGGAGCGCGGCAAGCTGGACGCCGAACGCTCCGCCGCGCGCAAGAGCCAGGTCGGATCCGGCGACCGGTCGGAGCGCATCCGCACCTATAATTTCCCGCAGGGGCGCGTGACCGATCACCGCATCGGCCTGACCCTGCACAAGATCGAGAAGGTGATGCTGGGCGAGGCGCTGGACGAGGTGATCGACGCGCTGACCGCCGAGGATCAGGCCGAGCGGCTGGCCGAGCTGACGTGACGATCGCTGCCGACCTGCTGCGCGATGCTGCCGTACGGCTGGAGGCCGCCGGGGTCGAGGAGGCACGGCGCGATGCCCGCCTGTTGCTGGCCGAGGCGCTGGGAGTAGAGGCCCACCGGCTGATCCTGGAACCACAGACGGAAGTACCCCCCGAGGCGGCAGTCCGATTCGAGCGGTTCGTGGCGGCGCGCGCGGACCGGATGCCGGTCTCGCGCATTCTGGGACGACGGGAATTCTGGGGCCTTAGCTTCCGCCTGTCGCCGGCGACGCTCGATCCCCGCCCGGACAGCGAGACGCTGGTGGAGGCGGTGCTGGAAGCCTTCCCGGACCGGACGGCACCCCTGCGCGTGCTGGATTTCGGCACCGGCACCGGTTGCCTGTTGCTGGCTGTGCTGTCGGAATATCCCGCCGCCAGCGGCCTCGGCATCGACAAGGCGGCTGATGCGGTGGCGATGGCCTGCGCCAATGCCGCCGATCTCGGCCTTTCATCCCGCGCCGCTTTCCGCACCGGCGACTGGGGGCAGGGGCTTGAGGGTGCCTTCGACATCATCCTGTCCAACCCGCCCTATATCGAGGCGGCTGTGGTGCCGGGGCTGGCGCCCGAAGTGGCGCGGCATGACCCGCTGCTGGCGCTGACCGGCGGGGCGGACGGGCTGGACGCCTATCGTGCGCTGATGCCGCATGCGGCGCGCCTGCTGGCGCCGCTGGGGCATGTGTTTCT
This sequence is a window from Oceanibaculum indicum P24. Protein-coding genes within it:
- the prmC gene encoding peptide chain release factor N(5)-glutamine methyltransferase, which translates into the protein MTIAADLLRDAAVRLEAAGVEEARRDARLLLAEALGVEAHRLILEPQTEVPPEAAVRFERFVAARADRMPVSRILGRREFWGLSFRLSPATLDPRPDSETLVEAVLEAFPDRTAPLRVLDFGTGTGCLLLAVLSEYPAASGLGIDKAADAVAMACANAADLGLSSRAAFRTGDWGQGLEGAFDIILSNPPYIEAAVVPGLAPEVARHDPLLALTGGADGLDAYRALMPHAARLLAPLGHVFLELGQGQEKDVADIAASCGLQRHAAHADLAGIARCLELVAVNG
- the prfA gene encoding peptide chain release factor 1 codes for the protein MDLSHKLDRVVARHDELRAMLSSGEPMDAQRFQRMSKEYAELEAVVESINALRAGEAERDGLVQMLADPSTDAEMKTMAEEELALLEDRLTELEQAVKIALLPKDEADEKNAILEVRAGTGGDEAGLFAAELFEMYRRYAALHGWRFEVMEVSENDVGGMKEGIATITGANVFARLKYESGVHRVQRVPATENQGRIHTSAATVAVLPEAEEVDVHIEDKDLRIDVFRASGPGGQSVNTTDSAVRITHLPTGLVVSQQDEKSQLRNKQKAMKILLSRLYDLERGKLDAERSAARKSQVGSGDRSERIRTYNFPQGRVTDHRIGLTLHKIEKVMLGEALDEVIDALTAEDQAERLAELT
- the hemA gene encoding glutamyl-tRNA reductase, with the translated sequence MTATLFTVAGVNRRTGPVELRERLYVEDEAVPALLDRLQAAGLAEAMVLCTCDRVEIWGVGSAPQLGEAAFDVLAESAGLDPRALLPQRFLETGEAALRHAFAVASSLDSEVIGEPQVLGQVKAAHRLARDAGRVGPVLEPILQAAYQAAKRVRTETAIGQRPVSLAAAACQLARDVQGDLSRCRALLIGAGDMGEFLMQQLLSTGLGDAMVVARTARRAESLARRLGCHYALLEELPDRLAEADIVVACQGEGRYMLSADMVEGALRRRRRRPVFLVDLAVPGDIEPAVNRLDDAFLYDLDELEQVALQGRAGREAEAGAAWAILEAELAGFRQRQAEREAVPALVALRAGFEAARQAVLAELPPDDPARPALDRATQLLVNRLLHRPMAELRRMAVTGPGAAEEQAAAESLLRRLFPDVPVDEMPGDTPDDTKDEE